In the Quercus lobata isolate SW786 chromosome 5, ValleyOak3.0 Primary Assembly, whole genome shotgun sequence genome, one interval contains:
- the LOC115992163 gene encoding cationic amino acid transporter 1-like, which produces MASGTENGIGALGIDGLKKRSSFWKKEDFLPEESFQNWGNYVKALSSIKTRLKDRLLTRSQDCIELHEMRAQSGHEMKKNLNWWDLLWFGIGAVMGAGIFVLTGQAARNNAGPAVVISYLIAGISALLSVLCYTEFAVELPVAGGSFAYLRVELGDFMAYIAAGNILFQYIVSGASVARSWTSYFATLCNHKPDDFRINVSSIAEGYNHLDPIAIGISIAVAIGACLSIKGSSRFNSIATILHIIVMIFIVVAGLTKANPANYETFVPDGIPGVFTASAVLFFAYVGFDGVATLGEETKNPGRDIPIGLIGSMAITIVTYCLLAATLCLMQPYTQIDADAPFTIAFEAVGMKWAKYFVAFGALKGMTTVLLANVIGQARYFTHIARTHMAPPLLAVINEKTGTPMNATIIMTVANSIVAFFTSLDVLANLLSIATLFIFTLVAIALIVRRYYATGVTSNADRNKLIGFLVLIIGSSIATAAYWAASKDHWIGYMVTVTIWFSATLGLNFTVKQAKKPQLWGVPLVPWLPSASIAINVFIMGSIDGPSFVRFSVWTLFLLIYYLLVALHASYDAAKEIERKAEATQATNIEAGTTK; this is translated from the coding sequence ATGGCGAGTGGCACAGAAAATGGTATTGGTGCACTTGGCATTGATGGGCTCAAGAAGAGAAGCTCTTTTTGGAAAAAAGAGGATTTCTTGCCAGAGGAGTCATTCCAGAACTGGGGAAACTATGTCAAGGCATTGAGTAGTATAAAAACCAGGCTCAAAGATCGCCTACTGACACGCTCCCAAGACTGCATTGAACTACATGAAATGCGTGCCCAGAGCGGGCATGAGATGAAGAAAAATCTGAATTGGTGGGATCTACTTTGGTTTGGCATTGGAGCCGTCATGGGCGCCGGAATCTTTGTCCTCACTGGTCAGGCTGCCAGAAATAATGCAGGTCCTGCAGTTGTAATTTCATACCTCATAGCAGGCATATCTGCGTTGCTCTCTGTGCTGTGCTACACTGAGTTTGCAGTTGAACTCCCTGTGGCAGGAGGATCATTTGCCTATCTTAGAGTGGAGCTTGGTGACTTTATGGCTTACATTGCTGCTGGAAACATTCTTTTCCAGTATATAGTATCTGGTGCTAGTGTGGCACGATCCTGGACTTCATATTTTGCTACCTTGTGCAACCACAAACCAGATGATTTTCGCATAAATGTGTCATCCATAGCTGAAGGCTACAACCATTTAGACCCAATTGCCATTGGTATCTCAATTGCAGTtgctattggtgcatgcctaaGCATTAAGGGGTCCTCGAGATTCAATTCTATTGCTACCATCCTCCACATTATAGTCATGATTTTCATCGTGGTTGCAGGTCTTACTAAAGCTAACCCTGCTAATTATGAAACCTTTGTGCCTGATGGTATTCCTGGTGTATTTACAGCTTCTGCAGTGCTCTTCTTCGCTTACGTTGGGTTCGATGGAGTGGCAACCTTGGGTGAAGAGACCAAGAACCCAGGTAGAGACATCCCAATTGGGCTAATTGGCTCCATGGCAATTACCATAGTAACTTATTGCCTTCTAGCAGCAACATTGTGCTTAATGCAGCCATACACACAAATTGATGCTGATGCACCATTCACCATTGCATTCGAAGCAGTGGGGATGAAATGGGCCAAGTACTTTGTTGCATTCGGAGCATTAAAGGGCATGACCACAGTTCTGCTAGCTAATGTTATTGGTCAAGCTCGATATTTCACTCATATTGCACGTACCCACATGGCACCACCACTTCTTGCAGTTATCAATGAGAAAACTGGGACACCAATGAATGCCACAATCATTATGACTGTTGCAAACTCCATTGTAGCATTCTTCACAAGCCTTGATGTGTTGGCAAACCTTCTTTCCATAGCTACCCTATTCATCTTTACCCTTGTTGCAATTGCTCTAATTGTGAGACGATACTACGCTACGGGTGTGACATCAAATGCCGACCGAAACAAGCTGATTGGGTTCTTGGTGTTGATTATTGGATCCTCAATTGCTACAGCTGCATATTGGGCAGCTAGCAAGGATCATTGGATAGGGTACATGGTGACAGTAACAATTTGGTTTTCGGCCACACTAGGGCTAAATTTCACAGTGAAGCAAGCAAAGAAACCTCAATTGTGGGGAGTGCCATTAGTTCCTTGGTTGCCATCTGCTAGCATTGCTATCAATGTCTTCATCATGGGTTCCATTGATGGACCATCATTTGTTAGATTCAGTGTATGGACATTATTTTTGCTCATCTACTATTTGCTTGTGGCGCTACATGCTTCATATGATGCAGCTAAGGAGATTGAAAGGAAAGCTGAAGCAACTCAAGCAACAAACATTGAGGCTGGGACTACCAAATAA